One window of the Triticum dicoccoides isolate Atlit2015 ecotype Zavitan chromosome 3B, WEW_v2.0, whole genome shotgun sequence genome contains the following:
- the LOC119278936 gene encoding extensin-like isoform X2 has product MGAMEGAGGRLLLRVLIVCAGALIAGGEGGGDTSAVVVVGMAQCAGCGRKSLGAEAAFRGLKVAITCKNESKAVASLDGTGAFAVPLPPGAGASECLAQLQSAASGEPCPGQEPSRIVPMPSEGAGDGEGTFVAVAGKATRGRTSAAAPECAAANICFPCHAFGRKPFFAHRRMKPMPVYAPPVYGTPVPACLCTPTPAPGCQCPYPTPVYGTPVPEYFPPPAPECGTPDCPPESPEYGTPTPVYAPPVYATPTPVYAPPVYATPTPVYAPPVYATPTPVYAPPTAPVYGTPTPVYAPPVYGTPSPVYAPPTAPVYGTPMPDCPPDQAPLYAPPTAPVYGTPAPRCLCTPTPEPGCQCPSPTPVYGTPSASCLCTPTPEPGCQCPTPTPTPVYVAPPTPQLPPPTPVYGTPSPVYAPPTAPVYGTPAPRCLCTPTPAPGCQCPAPTPTAVYGTPTPPTYPPAAPVYPRPAPEYGAPPAPECPPEYGTPIYTPPGHH; this is encoded by the exons ATGGGCGCCATGGAAGGAGCTGGAGGGAGGCTGCTGCTCCGCGTTCTCATCGTATGCGCTGGGGCACTGAtagcgggcggcgagggcggcggggacacgtcggccgtcgtcgtcgtcggcATGGCCCAGTGCGCCGGCTGCGGGAGGAAGAGCTTGGGCGCCGAGGCGGCCTTCAGGGGCCTCAAGGTCGCGATCACGTGCAAGAACGAGAGCAAGGCCGTCGCCAGCCTCGACGGCACGGGCGCCTTCGCCGTGCCGCTCCCGCCCGGCGCCGGCGCCTCCgagtgcctcgcgcagctccagagCGCGGCGAGCGGCGAGCCATGCCCCGGGCAGGAGCCGTCGAGGATCGTGCCGATGCCGTCCGAGGGCGCGGGTGAcggcgagggcaccttcgtggccgTCGCCGGCAAGGCGACGCGAGGTCGGACTTCGGCCGCGGCGCCCGAGTGCGCGGCGGCCAACATCTGCTTCCCGTGCCACGCGTTCGGCAGGAAGCCCTTCTTCGCGCACCGGCGCATGAAGCCCATGCCGGTGTACGCTCCGCCCGTGTacgggacgccggtgccggcgtgccTGTGCACCCCTACCCCGGCCCCCGGGTGCCAGTGCCCTTATCCCACGCCGGTTTACGGGACGCCCGTGCCGGAATACTTCCCGCCTCCGGCCCCGGAGTGCGGAACGCCGGATTGCCCTCCGGAGTCGCCGGAGTACGGGACGCCCACGCCGGTGTACGCCCCGCCAGTGTACGCGACGCCGACGCCGGTGTACGCCCCGCCCGTGTACGCGACGCCCACGCCGGTGTACGCCCCGCCAGTGTACGCGACGCCCACGCCGGTGTACGCTCCGCCCACGGCGCCCGTGTACGGGACGCCGACGCCGGTGTATGCTCCGCCCGTGTACGGGACGCCGTCGCCCGTATACGCTCCGCCCACGGCGCCCGTGTATGGGACGCCGATGCCGGACTGCCCTCCCGATCAGGCGCCGCTGTACGCTCCACCCACGGCGCCCGTGTACGGGACTCCGGCGCCGAGATGCCTGTGCACCCCTACTCCGGAGCCGGGATGCCAATGCCCTTCCCCGACGCCGGTGTACGGGACTCCATCGGCGAGCTGCCTGTGCACCCCGACCCCGGAGCCCGGATGCCAGTGCCCGACTCCAACCCCCACGCCGGTCTACGTGGCGCCGCCGACGCCGCAGCTCCCTCCTCCCACGCCGGTGTACGGGACTCCATCGCCGGTATACGCTCCACCGACGGCGCCGGTGTACGGGACGCCGGCACCAAGATGCCTCTGcaccccgaccccggcgccgggATGCCAGTGCCCTGCTCCCACCCCCACGGCGGTCTACGGAACGCCCACACCGCCGACGTACCCTCCTGCCGCTCCGGTGTACCCACGGCCGGCGCCGGAATACGGAGCGCCGCCGGCGCCAGAGTGCCCGCCGGAGTACGGCACGCCCATCTACACTCCCCCGGGCCAC CACTAG
- the LOC119278935 gene encoding probable histone acetyltransferase HAC-like 3 isoform X1, which yields MMAQALQGIQQQYAPSGLPVQKRYTKETAAQILQLDNMDSDTSPVRLIIKRKIVTYLKGREQFYNLHPRYLLAVSKSIDEQLYKDAESKIHYMDFETLEVRLNALLSRGSFGNSRYALASSASLPTSHSEQLGIKVTDSSIQNGRAVPGSVNPPPPARDISHNVLYSQVGFAPTSHHDEAAASFAHSSADKIKQGPESLANATDAPCVSSLPKCSPCIAGDFSGGVPTGHTKYHFPGDVHQVDSQQPSTSGSSSSVSAMCDRTANSTNNNRYSAGQVSSSLQYRECGKVLYTRSHPIEESDQSNITAGSHDLYIHDQSKIRTDIKRECGLEGCMQMDETCFCREKCSTLNTKFSYDQCSYIAADSGNCVSIREAVKGAEQTSNSTVSKPTSPTSDESSGKHHPAKRLRINSPRPVHADKTKFPKELQPAANRTDVSSETVHSETTALPTKSPSGCSLLDSNASNNMEIIRLSETAMQAEEGLCHGNGDIEMKELSCYGNGDIEMKEGLCYENGDIEMKDSKLSSVDQTSLVACLTATKKRGGSILYALTAEELRDHMKSLNQHICPSQMMTEEHPSGLPDQNTCNLCGMERILFEPPPRFCALCFKIINSTGSYYVHVENGIDKASICAKCHHLSTAKFKYHKRSNYAETDAEAEWWVECDKCKAWQHQICALFNPKVADEEVEYTCAKCLLKERDIGDITLLESPTVLGALELPRTKLSDHIEQRLSVRLEHERLQRARASGKDIEEVPGVEGLTVRVVSSAARVLQVQPRFRDFFKDGKYPGEFPYKSKAILLFQKNEGVDVCLFAMYVQEYGSDSPLPNRRHVYLAYIDSVKYFRPEIKSASGEALRTFVYHEILIGYLDYCKKIGFVSCSIWACPSTKRDDYVLYCHPTSQKMPKSDKLRSWYQNLIKKAVKGGVVVERNTLYDFFLQPTSDRKASISAACLPYCENDFWPGEAERLLEKKDDNTSQKKEPQVGRLMRVAKRDDRKGNLEDNLEDILLVHKLGEKMRTMKEDFIMLCLQRFCKHCHQPIVSGKSWVCTCCKNFHLCEQCHAEELSAPPKDRHPATTKQKHAFQRIEEEPLPDTDDGDPTMESKYFDSRIDFLKHCQDNQYQFDTLRRAKHSTMMILYHLHDSACSACHRTMDQRFAWRCLVCAGCTFCDSCYKQDGEKLHIHKLKQTDNQQVLPNYTLQDYLEGLVHASKCFCAARSCAFKLCFTMKKLFFHGVRCDIRNRGGCRKCIFMWKLLLTHAKHCGDGACSVPRCRDIKAFFMDKAKMIAGPPCAVEC from the exons ATGCAGAATCAAAG ATCCACTACATGGATTTTGAGACTTTAGAAGTTAGGCTGAATGCTCTTCTCAGTCGTGGATCATTTGGCAACAGTAGATATGCTTTGGCTTCTTCAGCATCTTTACCGACATCACACTCAGAACAGCTTGGGATAAAAGTAACAGATTCAAGTATACAGAATGGTAGAGCTGTACCTGGTTCTGTTAATCCTCCCCCGCCTGCTAGAGACATATCACATAATGTCTTATATTCTCAGG TAGGATTTGCACCAACCAGTCACCATGATGAAGCTGCTGCCAGCTTTGCTCATTCATCGGCTGATAAGATTAAACAGGGGCCTGAAAGCTTAGCAAACGCCACTGACGCACCATGTGTGTCATCACTACCAAAATGCAGTCCCTGTATTGCTGGAGATTTCAGCGGTGGAGTGCCAACTGGCCATACAAAATACCATTTCCCAG GCGATGTTCATCAAgttgatagtcaacaaccatcgacATCGGGTAGTTCCAGTTCTGTGTCTGCGATGTGTGATCGAACCGCAAATTCTACAAATAACAACAGATATTCTGCTGGCCAAGTATCATCGTCTCTGCAATACAGAGAATGCGGGAAAGTGTTGTATACGCGGAGCCACCCAATAGAGGAATCAGATCAGTCAAATATCACAGCCGGAAGCCACGACTTGTATATCCATGACCAATCTAAAATTCGCACCGACATCAAGAGAGAATGCGGACTTGAAGGATGCATGCAAATGGATGAAACATGTTTCTGCAGGGAGAAATGCTCAACTTTAAACACAAAATTCAGTTATGACCAATGCAGCTATATTGCTGCTGACTCTGGTAATTGTGTCTCTATAAGAGAGGCAGTGAAGGGAGCCGAACAGACATCCAATAGCACTGTATCAAAGCCAACTTCCCCTACTTCGGATGAATCGTCTGGCAAGCATCATCCGGCAAAACGATTGAGGATCAATTCTCCCAGGCCTGTCCATGCTGATAAAACAAAGTTTCCAAAGGAACTACAGCCTGCTGCCAATCGAACTGATGTCTCTTCTGAAACAGTACATTCTGAAACCACAGCATTACCTACAAAGTCGCCATCTGGCTGTTCCTTGCTGGACAGCAATGCTAGCAATAACATGGAGATTATTAGATTGTCGGAGACTGCTATGCAAGCTGAAGAAGGGTTGTGTCATGGAAATGGTGACATCGAGATGAAGGAATTGTCATGTTATGGAAATGGTGACATTGAGATGAAGGAAGGGTTGTGTTATGAAAATGGTGATATCGAGATGAAGGACTCAAAGCTTAGCTCAGTGGATCAAACATCATTAGTAGCCTGCTTAACTGCAACGAAGAAAAGAGGGGGTTCAATACTTTATGCCCTAACTGCTGAGGAGCTTAGAGATCACATGAAAAGTTTGAACCAACATATTTGTCCG AGCCAAATGATGACAGAAGAACACCCTTCAGGCTTGCCTGACCAAAATACGTGCAATTTATGTGGGATGGAGAGGATTCTTTTTGAACCTCCTCCACGATTCTGTGCTCTCTGTTTCAAAATAATAAATTCGACCGGATCCTATTATGTTCATGTGGAAAACGGAATTGATAAGGCTTCAATATGTGCCAAATGTCACCATCTTAGTACTGCAAAATTTAAATATCACAAGAGATCAAATTACGCGGAAACAGATGCTGAGGCTGAATGG TGGGTTGAGTGTGATAAGTGCAAAGCTTGGCAGCATCAGATATGTGCCCTTTTTAACCCTAAAGTTGCAGACGAGGAGGTGGAGTATACATGTGCCAAATGTTTATTGAAGGAGAGGGATATTGGAGATATAACTTTGCTGGAGTCACCTACTGTTCTAGGAGCATTAGAGTTACCAAGAACTAAACTGAGTGATCATATTGAGCAGAGACTTTCAGTGCGACTTGAGCACGAACGGCTGCAGAGGGCAAGAGCTTCAGGAAAAGACATTGAAGAG GTACCTGGAGTTGAAGGTCTTACTGTTAGAGTGGTTTCTTCAGCTGCAAGAGTGCTTCAAGTCCAACCACGTTTTCGGGATTTTTTTAAAGATGGGAAATATCCCGGGGAATTTCCATACAAATCAAAG GCCATTCTCTTGTTCCAAAAAAATGAAGGTGTGGATGTTTGTCTATTTGCCATGTATGTACAAGAGTATGGTTCTGATAGCCCATTACCAAATCGGAGGCACGTTTATCTTGCATATATCGATTCTGTCAAGTACTTCAGGCCTGAAATCAAATCTGCAAGTGGGGAAGCTCTCCGAACCTTTGTGTACCATGAGATTTTG ATTGGCTATTTAGATTACTGCAAGAAAATAGGATTTGTAAGCTGCTCCATATGGGCTTGCCCATCTACAAAGCGTGATGATTATGTTTTGTATTGTCATCCCACGTCACAAAAAATGCCCAAGTCTGACAAGCTTCGGAGCTG GTACCAGAACTTGATCAAGAAGGCTGTTAAGGGTGGTGTAGTTGTGGAGCGTAATACATTGTACGACTTCTTTCTTCAGCCTACCAGTGATCGCAAGGCCAGTATATCTGCAGCATGCTTGCCATACTGTGAGAATGATTTCTGGCCTGGAGAAGCAGAGAGACTCCTTGAGAAGAAAGACGACAACACCTCACAGAAGAAAGAGCCACAAGTAGGAAGGCTCATGCGTGTTGCCAAACGTGATGACAGGAAAGGAAACCTTGAGGATAACCTTGAGGATATCTTGCTAGTGCACAAA CTTGGAGAAAAGATGCGAACAATGAAAGAAGACTTCATTATGCTTTGTCTGCAGCGGTTTTGCAAGCATTGCCACCAACCTATTGTGTCTGGTAAAAGTTGGGTTTGTACCTGCTGCAAAAACTTCCATCTTTGTGAGCA atGCCATGCAGAGGAGCTAAGTGCTCCACCAAAGGACAGGCATCCAGCTACAACAAAACAAAAGCATGCATTTCAAAGA ATAGAGGAAGAACCTCTTCCAGACACTGATGATGGAGATCCAACAATGGAAAGCAAGTATTTTGACAGCAGAATCGATTTCTTGAAGCACTGTCAAGACAATCAATACCAGTTTGATACACTCCGACGGGCAAAACACTCAACAATGATGATTCTTTATCATCTACATGATTCAGCTTGTTCTGCTTGTCACCGGACCATGGATCAACGCTTTGCGTGGCGGTGCCTGGTTTGTGCCGGCTGCACTTTTTGCGATTCATGTTATAAACAAGACGGTGAAAAATTGCACATTCATAAACTCAAACAGACGGACAATCAACAAGTATTACCAAATTACACTCTACAG GACTACCTTGAGGGTTTGGTGCATGCATCAAAATGCTTCTGTGCTGCGCGTAGTTGTGCTTTCAAACTCTGTTTTACAATGAAGAAGTTGTTCTTCCATGGTGTACGATGTGACATCCGCAACCGAGGAGGTTGCAGGAAGTGTATCTTCATGTGGAAACTTCTGCTCACTCATGCAAAACATTGCGGTGACGGGGCCTGTTCTGTTCCCAGATGCAG GGACATCAAGGCATTCTTCATGGACAAGGCCAAAATGATTGCTGGGCCACCTTGTGCCGTAGAGTGCTAG
- the LOC119278935 gene encoding probable histone acetyltransferase HAC-like 3 isoform X2: protein MMAQALQGIQQQYAPSGLPVQKRYTKETAAQILQLDNMDSDTSPVRLIIKRKIVTYLKGREQFYNLHPRYLLAVSKSIDEQLYKDAESKIHYMDFETLEVRLNALLSRGSFGNSRYALASSASLPTSHSEQLGIKVTDSSIQNGRAVPGSVNPPPPARDISHNVLYSQGFAPTSHHDEAAASFAHSSADKIKQGPESLANATDAPCVSSLPKCSPCIAGDFSGGVPTGHTKYHFPGDVHQVDSQQPSTSGSSSSVSAMCDRTANSTNNNRYSAGQVSSSLQYRECGKVLYTRSHPIEESDQSNITAGSHDLYIHDQSKIRTDIKRECGLEGCMQMDETCFCREKCSTLNTKFSYDQCSYIAADSGNCVSIREAVKGAEQTSNSTVSKPTSPTSDESSGKHHPAKRLRINSPRPVHADKTKFPKELQPAANRTDVSSETVHSETTALPTKSPSGCSLLDSNASNNMEIIRLSETAMQAEEGLCHGNGDIEMKELSCYGNGDIEMKEGLCYENGDIEMKDSKLSSVDQTSLVACLTATKKRGGSILYALTAEELRDHMKSLNQHICPSQMMTEEHPSGLPDQNTCNLCGMERILFEPPPRFCALCFKIINSTGSYYVHVENGIDKASICAKCHHLSTAKFKYHKRSNYAETDAEAEWWVECDKCKAWQHQICALFNPKVADEEVEYTCAKCLLKERDIGDITLLESPTVLGALELPRTKLSDHIEQRLSVRLEHERLQRARASGKDIEEVPGVEGLTVRVVSSAARVLQVQPRFRDFFKDGKYPGEFPYKSKAILLFQKNEGVDVCLFAMYVQEYGSDSPLPNRRHVYLAYIDSVKYFRPEIKSASGEALRTFVYHEILIGYLDYCKKIGFVSCSIWACPSTKRDDYVLYCHPTSQKMPKSDKLRSWYQNLIKKAVKGGVVVERNTLYDFFLQPTSDRKASISAACLPYCENDFWPGEAERLLEKKDDNTSQKKEPQVGRLMRVAKRDDRKGNLEDNLEDILLVHKLGEKMRTMKEDFIMLCLQRFCKHCHQPIVSGKSWVCTCCKNFHLCEQCHAEELSAPPKDRHPATTKQKHAFQRIEEEPLPDTDDGDPTMESKYFDSRIDFLKHCQDNQYQFDTLRRAKHSTMMILYHLHDSACSACHRTMDQRFAWRCLVCAGCTFCDSCYKQDGEKLHIHKLKQTDNQQVLPNYTLQDYLEGLVHASKCFCAARSCAFKLCFTMKKLFFHGVRCDIRNRGGCRKCIFMWKLLLTHAKHCGDGACSVPRCRDIKAFFMDKAKMIAGPPCAVEC, encoded by the exons ATGCAGAATCAAAG ATCCACTACATGGATTTTGAGACTTTAGAAGTTAGGCTGAATGCTCTTCTCAGTCGTGGATCATTTGGCAACAGTAGATATGCTTTGGCTTCTTCAGCATCTTTACCGACATCACACTCAGAACAGCTTGGGATAAAAGTAACAGATTCAAGTATACAGAATGGTAGAGCTGTACCTGGTTCTGTTAATCCTCCCCCGCCTGCTAGAGACATATCACATAATGTCTTATATTCTCAGG GATTTGCACCAACCAGTCACCATGATGAAGCTGCTGCCAGCTTTGCTCATTCATCGGCTGATAAGATTAAACAGGGGCCTGAAAGCTTAGCAAACGCCACTGACGCACCATGTGTGTCATCACTACCAAAATGCAGTCCCTGTATTGCTGGAGATTTCAGCGGTGGAGTGCCAACTGGCCATACAAAATACCATTTCCCAG GCGATGTTCATCAAgttgatagtcaacaaccatcgacATCGGGTAGTTCCAGTTCTGTGTCTGCGATGTGTGATCGAACCGCAAATTCTACAAATAACAACAGATATTCTGCTGGCCAAGTATCATCGTCTCTGCAATACAGAGAATGCGGGAAAGTGTTGTATACGCGGAGCCACCCAATAGAGGAATCAGATCAGTCAAATATCACAGCCGGAAGCCACGACTTGTATATCCATGACCAATCTAAAATTCGCACCGACATCAAGAGAGAATGCGGACTTGAAGGATGCATGCAAATGGATGAAACATGTTTCTGCAGGGAGAAATGCTCAACTTTAAACACAAAATTCAGTTATGACCAATGCAGCTATATTGCTGCTGACTCTGGTAATTGTGTCTCTATAAGAGAGGCAGTGAAGGGAGCCGAACAGACATCCAATAGCACTGTATCAAAGCCAACTTCCCCTACTTCGGATGAATCGTCTGGCAAGCATCATCCGGCAAAACGATTGAGGATCAATTCTCCCAGGCCTGTCCATGCTGATAAAACAAAGTTTCCAAAGGAACTACAGCCTGCTGCCAATCGAACTGATGTCTCTTCTGAAACAGTACATTCTGAAACCACAGCATTACCTACAAAGTCGCCATCTGGCTGTTCCTTGCTGGACAGCAATGCTAGCAATAACATGGAGATTATTAGATTGTCGGAGACTGCTATGCAAGCTGAAGAAGGGTTGTGTCATGGAAATGGTGACATCGAGATGAAGGAATTGTCATGTTATGGAAATGGTGACATTGAGATGAAGGAAGGGTTGTGTTATGAAAATGGTGATATCGAGATGAAGGACTCAAAGCTTAGCTCAGTGGATCAAACATCATTAGTAGCCTGCTTAACTGCAACGAAGAAAAGAGGGGGTTCAATACTTTATGCCCTAACTGCTGAGGAGCTTAGAGATCACATGAAAAGTTTGAACCAACATATTTGTCCG AGCCAAATGATGACAGAAGAACACCCTTCAGGCTTGCCTGACCAAAATACGTGCAATTTATGTGGGATGGAGAGGATTCTTTTTGAACCTCCTCCACGATTCTGTGCTCTCTGTTTCAAAATAATAAATTCGACCGGATCCTATTATGTTCATGTGGAAAACGGAATTGATAAGGCTTCAATATGTGCCAAATGTCACCATCTTAGTACTGCAAAATTTAAATATCACAAGAGATCAAATTACGCGGAAACAGATGCTGAGGCTGAATGG TGGGTTGAGTGTGATAAGTGCAAAGCTTGGCAGCATCAGATATGTGCCCTTTTTAACCCTAAAGTTGCAGACGAGGAGGTGGAGTATACATGTGCCAAATGTTTATTGAAGGAGAGGGATATTGGAGATATAACTTTGCTGGAGTCACCTACTGTTCTAGGAGCATTAGAGTTACCAAGAACTAAACTGAGTGATCATATTGAGCAGAGACTTTCAGTGCGACTTGAGCACGAACGGCTGCAGAGGGCAAGAGCTTCAGGAAAAGACATTGAAGAG GTACCTGGAGTTGAAGGTCTTACTGTTAGAGTGGTTTCTTCAGCTGCAAGAGTGCTTCAAGTCCAACCACGTTTTCGGGATTTTTTTAAAGATGGGAAATATCCCGGGGAATTTCCATACAAATCAAAG GCCATTCTCTTGTTCCAAAAAAATGAAGGTGTGGATGTTTGTCTATTTGCCATGTATGTACAAGAGTATGGTTCTGATAGCCCATTACCAAATCGGAGGCACGTTTATCTTGCATATATCGATTCTGTCAAGTACTTCAGGCCTGAAATCAAATCTGCAAGTGGGGAAGCTCTCCGAACCTTTGTGTACCATGAGATTTTG ATTGGCTATTTAGATTACTGCAAGAAAATAGGATTTGTAAGCTGCTCCATATGGGCTTGCCCATCTACAAAGCGTGATGATTATGTTTTGTATTGTCATCCCACGTCACAAAAAATGCCCAAGTCTGACAAGCTTCGGAGCTG GTACCAGAACTTGATCAAGAAGGCTGTTAAGGGTGGTGTAGTTGTGGAGCGTAATACATTGTACGACTTCTTTCTTCAGCCTACCAGTGATCGCAAGGCCAGTATATCTGCAGCATGCTTGCCATACTGTGAGAATGATTTCTGGCCTGGAGAAGCAGAGAGACTCCTTGAGAAGAAAGACGACAACACCTCACAGAAGAAAGAGCCACAAGTAGGAAGGCTCATGCGTGTTGCCAAACGTGATGACAGGAAAGGAAACCTTGAGGATAACCTTGAGGATATCTTGCTAGTGCACAAA CTTGGAGAAAAGATGCGAACAATGAAAGAAGACTTCATTATGCTTTGTCTGCAGCGGTTTTGCAAGCATTGCCACCAACCTATTGTGTCTGGTAAAAGTTGGGTTTGTACCTGCTGCAAAAACTTCCATCTTTGTGAGCA atGCCATGCAGAGGAGCTAAGTGCTCCACCAAAGGACAGGCATCCAGCTACAACAAAACAAAAGCATGCATTTCAAAGA ATAGAGGAAGAACCTCTTCCAGACACTGATGATGGAGATCCAACAATGGAAAGCAAGTATTTTGACAGCAGAATCGATTTCTTGAAGCACTGTCAAGACAATCAATACCAGTTTGATACACTCCGACGGGCAAAACACTCAACAATGATGATTCTTTATCATCTACATGATTCAGCTTGTTCTGCTTGTCACCGGACCATGGATCAACGCTTTGCGTGGCGGTGCCTGGTTTGTGCCGGCTGCACTTTTTGCGATTCATGTTATAAACAAGACGGTGAAAAATTGCACATTCATAAACTCAAACAGACGGACAATCAACAAGTATTACCAAATTACACTCTACAG GACTACCTTGAGGGTTTGGTGCATGCATCAAAATGCTTCTGTGCTGCGCGTAGTTGTGCTTTCAAACTCTGTTTTACAATGAAGAAGTTGTTCTTCCATGGTGTACGATGTGACATCCGCAACCGAGGAGGTTGCAGGAAGTGTATCTTCATGTGGAAACTTCTGCTCACTCATGCAAAACATTGCGGTGACGGGGCCTGTTCTGTTCCCAGATGCAG GGACATCAAGGCATTCTTCATGGACAAGGCCAAAATGATTGCTGGGCCACCTTGTGCCGTAGAGTGCTAG
- the LOC119278936 gene encoding extensin-like isoform X1 — protein MGAMEGAGGRLLLRVLIVCAGALIAGGEGGGDTSAVVVVGMAQCAGCGRKSLGAEAAFRGLKVAITCKNESKAVASLDGTGAFAVPLPPGAGASECLAQLQSAASGEPCPGQEPSRIVPMPSEGAGDGEGTFVAVAGKATRGRTSAAAPECAAANICFPCHAFGRKPFFAHRRMKPMPVYAPPVYGTPVPACLCTPTPAPGCQCPYPTPVYGTPVPEYFPPPAPECGTPDCPPESPEYGTPTPVYAPPVYATPTPVYAPPVYATPTPVYAPPVYATPTPVYAPPTAPVYGTPTPVYAPPVYGTPSPVYAPPTAPVYGTPMPDCPPDQAPLYAPPTAPVYGTPAPRCLCTPTPEPGCQCPSPTPVYGTPSASCLCTPTPEPGCQCPTPTPTPVYVAPPTPQLPPPTPVYGTPSPVYAPPTAPVYGTPAPRCLCTPTPAPGCQCPAPTPTAVYGTPTPTTYPPAAPVYPRPAPEYGAPPAPECPPEYGTPIYTPPGHH, from the exons ATGGGCGCCATGGAAGGAGCTGGAGGGAGGCTGCTGCTCCGCGTTCTCATCGTATGCGCTGGGGCACTGAtagcgggcggcgagggcggcggggacacgtcggccgtcgtcgtcgtcggcATGGCCCAGTGCGCCGGCTGCGGGAGGAAGAGCTTGGGCGCCGAGGCGGCCTTCAGGGGCCTCAAGGTCGCGATCACGTGCAAGAACGAGAGCAAGGCCGTCGCCAGCCTCGACGGCACGGGCGCCTTCGCCGTGCCGCTCCCGCCCGGCGCCGGCGCCTCCgagtgcctcgcgcagctccagagCGCGGCGAGCGGCGAGCCATGCCCCGGGCAGGAGCCGTCGAGGATCGTGCCGATGCCGTCCGAGGGCGCGGGTGAcggcgagggcaccttcgtggccgTCGCCGGCAAGGCGACGCGAGGTCGGACTTCGGCCGCGGCGCCCGAGTGCGCGGCGGCCAACATCTGCTTCCCGTGCCACGCGTTCGGCAGGAAGCCCTTCTTCGCGCACCGGCGCATGAAGCCCATGCCGGTGTACGCTCCGCCCGTGTacgggacgccggtgccggcgtgccTGTGCACCCCTACCCCGGCCCCCGGGTGCCAGTGCCCTTATCCCACGCCGGTTTACGGGACGCCCGTGCCGGAATACTTCCCGCCTCCGGCCCCGGAGTGCGGAACGCCGGATTGCCCTCCGGAGTCGCCGGAGTACGGGACGCCCACGCCGGTGTACGCCCCGCCAGTGTACGCGACGCCGACGCCGGTGTACGCCCCGCCCGTGTACGCGACGCCCACGCCGGTGTACGCCCCGCCAGTGTACGCGACGCCCACGCCGGTGTACGCTCCGCCCACGGCGCCCGTGTACGGGACGCCGACGCCGGTGTATGCTCCGCCCGTGTACGGGACGCCGTCGCCCGTATACGCTCCGCCCACGGCGCCCGTGTATGGGACGCCGATGCCGGACTGCCCTCCCGATCAGGCGCCGCTGTACGCTCCACCCACGGCGCCCGTGTACGGGACTCCGGCGCCGAGATGCCTGTGCACCCCTACTCCGGAGCCGGGATGCCAATGCCCTTCCCCGACGCCGGTGTACGGGACTCCATCGGCGAGCTGCCTGTGCACCCCGACCCCGGAGCCCGGATGCCAGTGCCCGACTCCAACCCCCACGCCGGTCTACGTGGCGCCGCCGACGCCGCAGCTCCCTCCTCCCACGCCGGTGTACGGGACTCCATCGCCGGTATACGCTCCACCGACGGCGCCGGTGTACGGGACGCCGGCACCAAG ATGCCTCTGcaccccgaccccggcgccgggATGCCAGTGCCCTGCTCCCACCCCCACGGCGGTCTACGGAACGCCCACACCGACGACGTACCCTCCTGCCGCTCCGGTGTACCCACGGCCGGCGCCGGAATACGGAGCGCCGCCGGCGCCAGAGTGCCCGCCGGAGTACGGCACGCCCATCTACACTCCCCCGGGCCACCACTAG